The genome window GAAGTAATAACTTCTGCATCATAGCTAGGTAACCCATAATCAGCCGTGTAACGGGCTTTACGCTCGTCCGGGAGCTCAGGTATGGTAGCCTTGATACGCTCTTTCCAGGCTGCATCAATATGCAGCTTCACGAGATCCGGGTCCGGGAAATAACGGTAGTCATGCGCCTGTTCCTTACCACGCATCGACAGTGTTTTTCCTTGCGCTTCGTCCCAGCGACGTGTCTCCTGCACCACTTCACCGCCATCATCCAGAATCTCAGCCTGACGATATTGTTCATATTCGAGACCACGTTGAACACCACGGAAGGAGTTCATGTTCTTCAGCTCGGCTCTTGTTCCCAGTTTCTCCTGTCCATGTGGACGCAAACTGATGTTGGCGTCGCAACGCAGTGAACCTTCTTCCATCTTCACGTCCGATACATCACAGTACTGCATGATGGCGCGTAATTTTTCAAGATATGCACGTGCTTCTTCCGGAGAAGAAATCTCAGGTTCGGATACAATCTCCACAAGCGGAGTACCGACACGGTTGAAGTCCACCAAAGACGCGTATCCGCCATCAATATGTGTGAGCTTCCCTGCATCTTCCTCCAAGTGAAGACGCGTGATGCCGATTCGTTTCGTTTCACCATTCACTTCGATATCAATCCAGCCGTTCTCACCGATCGGTTGATCGAATTGCGAGATCTGATAGGCTTTTGGTGAGTCAGGGTAAAAGTAGTTTTTACGGTCAAACTTGCTGACATCAGCAATCGTACAATTGAGAGCCATCGCTGCCTTCATGGCGTAGTCCACCGCCTGACGATTCAGTACAGGCAGTACACCCGGATGTCCGAGACAGACCGGGCAGGTATGCGTGTTCGGCGGAGCTCCAAAAGCTGTGGAGCAGCCACAGAAAATTTTGGAGTTCGTATGCAACTCCACGTGGACTTCAAGTCCAACGACCGTTTCATATTTAGATGCGGACATTTCTATATTCCTCCGTTCCGGGCAGTCTACAGCTGCGGACGCTGCTTGTGGAATTCTGTATTTTGTTCAAACGCATGCGCTACACGCAATACGGTTGTTTCATCAAAGGCTTTACCGATAATCTGCAAACCGACAGGCAATCCATCCGAGAATCCACATGGAATGCTAACGGCAGGTACGCCAGCCAGGCTGACCGGAATCGTCAAAATATCGTTTAGATACATTGTAAGCGGATCATCCACCTGTGAACCGAGTTTGAACGCCGTAGTTGGCGCCGTAGGTCCAATAATCACATCATATTTGGCAAATACATTGTCGAAATCCTGTTTTATCAATGTACGTACTTTCTGTGCTTTCAGATAGTAGGCATCATAGTACCCCGAACTGAGTGCATACGTTCCGAGCATGATACGTCGTTTCACTTCGGGACCAAAGCCTTGGCTCCTAGACTGATGATACAGATCCAGCAGGTTATCCGGATTGTCTGCACGCACGCCATAACGCACGCCATCAAATCGAGCCAGGTTCGAAGAAGCCTCCGAAGAAGCTAGCAGGTAATACGTAGCCACAGCATATTCGGTATGCGGCAGGGATACTTCTTCCCATGTTGCCCCAAGTCCTTCGAGAACTTTCAATGCAGACAGAACGGTCTCTTTTACTTGTGGATCGACGCCTTCACCGATGTATTCCTTCGGAACAGCAATACGAAGTCCTTTAACATCACCTGTCAGTCCGCTCAAATAATCCGGAATCTCCACTTTTGCAGATGTCGAATCTTTCGCGTCATAACCGGCAATGGCTTGCAATACATAAGCAGAATCTTCAACATTTTTCGTCAAAGGTCCAATCTGATCCAAGGATGAGGCAAATGCAACCAAACCAAAGCGGGAAACAAGTCCGTATGTCGGCTTCAATCCAACAACACCACAATACGAAGCAGGTTGTCTGATGGAGCCGCCTGTGTCTGATCCGAGCGTGAAGTATGCTTCTCCCGCAGCCACAGCTGCTGCAGAACCACCGCTGGAGCCTCCTGGAACACGATCAAGTGCCCATGGATTACGTACAGGGGAGAAACTTGAGTTCTCATTGGAGCCACCCATGGCGAATTCGTCCATGTTGAGTTTACCAATAGTCACGGTGTCCGCAGCTTTCAATCTTTCGACAACTGTTGCATCATACACCGGGTCGAAATTACGTAGAAATTGGCTGCCGCACGTCGTACGCAGTCCGTTCGTCACGATGTTATCCTTAATTCCTACAGGCAGGCCGAAAAGCAACCCCTTCTCCTCACCGCTAACCAGACGGTCATCCAGTTGACGTGCACGAGCGCGTGCTTGTTCTTCATCCAGTGCCAAATACGCCTTAACCTTATCGTCATGCGCACCAATATTCTGATATGCCTGATCCACCAGATCGCTGACCGACAGCTCTTTGGCATGCAGCTTGTTATGTAACTCAGGCAACGATTGTTCAAATAAACTCACAGTGTTTGTCCTCCTTCCGGTTGTCCGTTATTCCATTACAGCAGGCACTTTAAACTGCCCGTCTTCTTCTTCCGGTGCATTGCGCATCACCTGTTCAATCGACAGGCTTTCTTTGGTCTCATCTTCACGCATGACATTGCTTACGTGCAGAACGTGAGTGGTGGGTTCGATGTCTTCCGTATCCAGCTCATTCAGCTTTTCTGCATATTTTAAAATCGCGTTCAGCTGACCTGTCAGGGTCTGTTCTTCTTCAGCAGTCAAGTTGAGTCGGGCCAGCTTGGCCACATGCTGAACGTCATTATTCGAAATACTCATTAGCGGATGCCTCCTTCATTCGTTCTGATTCCCGAAACGACCTGAAACGAATCGCTCGTTTAACGGGCTAAAGTCTCAAGATAACTTTTTTCATTATAGGTGAGATAGTTCGACAATTCAATGCAAATGACCTGACAGTCTTCATGTAAGCTAAAAACGAACTTATAAAATAAAAAAGAGCCGGCATCAGCCGACTCCTCAAAATTCTAAATCCATGCACGCAGATTAACCTGCTTTATAAAATCCGCCTGAGACATAACATCGTTCGCGGTTTCCTCTTCCTCTTCCACAGCTTGAAAATCTCCGTTCATCAAATGATGAAACAGCTTCTCATTGTGTGTCGCAAGGGCGTAATCTATCAACGCTTCTCGCTCGACCCGCTCAGCTTCCTGCTTCAGCAGAACCTCTTCCAGATCGACGTCGCCGGATGGAACAAAAAAGTTCCGATTCACCTGCGGCACTCGAAGCACGTAATCGAACGCATTGTCCGGATTCCGGTCATAAGCGATGATGAAACCATATTCCCCCACAGGAAGATTCTGCTCAAACGCATCCGCGACGATGACAACCTTCTCTCCTAATCGCAGCATCGTCTAACCTCCTGGTAGTCTATCTTAATATTTATTTGTATAGTCTACTAGAAAAGAATAACGATGTCTAGGAATACTAGAATTAAACAACATATTTGTGCAAAATCTTTTTCCTCTCTATTTTATACGTGTTCAAAAAGAACAGTACACAGTACCGAGAAGATGGATAAAGCTAGAAATGGAGTAGCGATTTTTTCTAAATAACCTCTATTAAAACAATCATGTTTTCTTTGTGGATCCACCTGGCTTGCGTTGTGATCGAATCACGACAAACCAATATATGATGAGCGGCGTGGGAAATCCGGTGATCCCCCATAATCCCCATAACCAAGGGAAACGTCCACGTCTACGTGCGTCCTGAAAGATCCAGGTGCCTTGAACCAAGAGAAAAATGCCAAGCAGTATAAGCCACAATGGAGAAATTTCATCCAATGAATAATGCATTTTATTCATGACGAACCTCCTTCCGGCGCCGTCCTGCCCAGATCACAACTAAAATCACGGCAACAACTGTACCAAAAGCCTGGATACCCAAATATAGAGCTGGAGCAGATACGAGGAATAATGCCCCGAACGTAATGGCTAGCAATCCCACCAACCAGAAACAGATCATCTCGATCCAATGGGCTCGTCGTCTGATCTGTCTTCGTTCTCTGACTTGGGCTTCAAGTGAACCTAATGAAGGTATGTTTGCCGGCTCAAACGCATCATCAAGTACTCTCATGTGTTGCTGCAATCGCTCTACAACCTCTTGTTCCTGTTCATCATCTGATCTGCTCATCCTTATTCCAGCTCCTTTCTTAACTGACGGAGACCGTAGGCTGTTCGTGACTTCACCGTTCCGGAGGGAATACCCAACATTTCGCCAATTTCGTCATATCCGTATCCATAATAATGCTTCAACAGTACTGCCACACGATGTTCAGGTGTCAGCCTTGTCATCGCATCCATGACATCTGTCCATTCTTCATTCCGACTCTCGAGCTGCCAGCGGAATCGACGTACAGCCTGATCACGGATAAGACTAAGCCAGCTCTGCTCTCTCTTCCTGCGTCTTGTCTTGTCAATATAGATTCGGGTCGCAATGGTAATCATCCATGATGAAAAGGCAGACGTGCCATCATATCGATGGATATTCTCCATACAACGAACCATCGTATCCTGCACGGTCTCTTCCGCAAGATTCGCGTCCATTGTAACTTTGACAAGATACTTATACACAAACGTGTAGTTACGTTGTAACAAAGCTGCGAGTGCACTATCATCTCCCGATACCGCTCTGCGTACTTCTTCAAGTTCAGCTGCCTTGATCATGGTCATCACCTGCTTCCCGTTCAATCTGGAGTTAATACGACAGGCTCTGCGGAAACGTTCAATGAAATTTTAAAAAAATTCTAACCCGACAATTTCCCGGGCAATCAGACTTGATTCCGGTAATCTTGCAGCTTGTCGAACCACGGTTGCTTGTGGGCTCCATTTCTTAACACACGGCTTGTCCATATATTCTGCTCAGACTTCATCACTTCACCGGTCACGCTAGGGTTATGTATTAAAGTTCGCTTGGTACTAGTTTCTCTTTTCACACTTTCCAATATGCGACGGTTTTCATCCATAATCGAATGCTCGACACGCTGTCCCAACGGGATAACTCTTATTTTCTCCACTTTGATATTCCCCACTCTCTCATGATCTATATAAGTTGAACTAAAGATTATTTACACTGACACTACGATGACAGAATAACCTTCCAATCGCTGTTATCCCCAGATTTTTTGATTCCCTTTTCTTAAAGGGAAAATCCGGGGATAGCGTATGCTTACGATGCAGCTTTCTTCCAGAAAGCTTTTAGGCGAACACTTCGCTTTTTCAGGCTCTTTCTGTCCTCTCCGTTATCATGTAAATGAGTAGCTCAACTTATAAATTATTTTCATTAAAATTCATCAATCTGTGCTTTTGTTAAATTGCTATTGGTCTCAAACTAAATTGTGGTGAAGCTCATCATGCATCTCTATGTAGCGTAAAAAAGGCTAATTCTGTGATAAAAAAGGTCTGAAAACAAAAAAAGAACGCAAACCGGGTATAGACCACAGTCTGCGTGCTTCGCAAGGTTGGGTGTTTCTTGGTAATGCTTCAGTTAGATGATGCCTTAACGCTTGTAACAACTAATTGCTATTCTAATGAAAAAGTTGTCACTTGTCCAGACTTTCTTCACATATCATGTCGGATTATCTTGCGGACACGTAAGGATTGTTCTGTTTCTCATAACCAATGGTCGTTTTGGGGCCATGGCCTGGATACACTTTAACCTCATCAGCAAAGGTATACAGCTTGTTCTGAATCGAATCAATCAGATCCCGTTCACGTCCTCCTGTGAGGTCCGTTCTGCCCACACCCATGCGGAACAGTATATCACCGGCAAAGAGATCGTTATCACAAAGCAAACTTACACTGCCTGGTGAATGTCCAGGTGTGTGGAACACTTTAAACGTATGTCCAATCAGATTCAGCTTCTGCCCTTCATCCATGGCATATTCAGCAGGATCTGTCGAAAGTGGTGGTGTCGCCTGCGGCCAATTCAAAGATCCATTTAATTTTGGGGTCGTGAGCCAGTCACTCTCCAAGTCATGAAGATAAACGGGACAGCCCTTCAATTTACGGATCTCATCTACCCCGCCCATATGATCAAAGTGAGCATGTGTCAAGAGAATAGCTTCGATCTCCAAATCTTGAATCGCCTTAAGTAGCGGCCCTGGATTCATGCCCGGATCGATAATGACGGCTTTGCCCGGATCATCTCCTTGTAAGAGATACGCATTGGTCTGAAGCGGGCCGAGTGTAAACGTGCGAATGTTAAGCATATCGGCTTAGTAACCCGAAATCAGTTCACGCAGCTCACGGATAATGGCCGCATGTGACTCCGTTCCTTCCCCATAACGTTTACCAATCTCTTGACGCGCTACAGCCAAATTCTCTTGATAATCTGCTGCTTCACGATCCGGATTAAGGCGTTTGAATTCAACCATGACTTCCTGTACATGCTGCGGACGAGGTCCCCACTGACCAAGCACATGACCACCTGTATCTGCAAAAATAACGACTGGCACGGAACGGCCACCCATCGTCAGGAACTCATCCATCACTTCAGGATGGTGCTCCATAATCAGAACTTCAGTTGGGATTCCTGAGATTTCAAGCGCCTGGAATACAACCGGAATATTACGCACAACATCCCCGCACCAGTCAGCAGCCAGAATTAACACACGCAGGTCGTCGCGATGGTTCAGGCTTTCAAAGAACTCACGATCCTCTTCGTTCGACCAAGTAAAGCTATCATAGTTGGCCTGGAATTCACTTTGGTTCTTGGTCATACTCTCGATAAATTCCTTCGGTGGCAGACCTTTACCGAATTTGTGAGACAAGTTGGGTTTACCCATGACTAGACACTTCCTTTCTTTTTGCGAGCATTCATCCATTTAATAAGTACATAAACGATCATAAGGGCGAGAGCGACAAGCAAAATAGGCATAACATATGGCGCCGCTTTCTCATCAATATGCTTCCATTGATCTCCAAGGATCATCCCTAAATATATAAACAATGCAGTCCAAGGTATAACAGCGAGTGTAGTAAGCAAAATGAATTTACCTACGTGCATTTTTGTGATGCCAGCCGGGATGGAGATGGCATGCCTTACCACCGGAACAAAACGCGCCGTGAAAATGACACCTGCACCATACTTGCGAAACCACTCCTCGGAATGGTCGATGTGTTTTTTCTGGATGAGTATGTATTTACCGAAGCGTTCCAGTACAGGTCTGCCGCCATAACGGCCAATCCAGTAAATAAATAACTGGGCAACCACACCGCCCACCGTACCAAAAATCATAGCACCGAAGAAGTTGATATTACCTTGTGAAACGAGAAACCCTCCATACGCCAGCACAATTTCGCTCGGAATAACTTCTAACATTAATCCAAGCATGATTCCAAAGTACCCGAGACTTTGAATCCAATCGAACAATTGGCCGACAAGGTTATGAATAAAGTCCATCTCAACCCTCTTTCTCCATCCTGATTGGCGGTGCCCCTCCGCACCATGGATGTTCGTCCCTATTTTATCACAGGCCTGTATACGTTGCTACTTCAAGAGGTTGGGATAGTGTCCCGTTCGCAGCACTCCGCATATGGTATGGGGAGAGGAGCGTGAGAAGATGTCACACAAGTCAATACCCGGTTCTCCGCCGGTCAAACATACGCAATCCGGTCAAAATCTTCCTTCCGCCAGGGGAATTCGCAGGGCATGCAGCAAGGAATTGTACCGGACAGCCAAAAGGCTAAAGGTATATGTCTCTCCCGAACGGATGAAGCAGGCGGAAGAATATTATTACGGCAAGGTGATTGCGAATCTGATCTGGATTGGGGAAAATCGCGACAACCGCAAGAAATTATGTGAGTGGTGGAACACGGATGTCAGTGCAGAAATTGCCGCGCTGTGGGAAGTAGAGGTTGAACCATTAAAAGATGCGTTTCAGCATGCATTTGGCGGATATCGCCTGTAGAGCCTGTAGAAATGCAGGAATAAAAAACTTCTCTTATAAGTGGAGTCAGGAGATGTCTACTGGTTTAGGGGTACGGTTACGGTTGGAACGGAGCATGGAGCCAATGAACAGCACAGGGA of Paenibacillus sp. FSL R5-0517 contains these proteins:
- the gatB gene encoding Asp-tRNA(Asn)/Glu-tRNA(Gln) amidotransferase subunit GatB; protein product: MSASKYETVVGLEVHVELHTNSKIFCGCSTAFGAPPNTHTCPVCLGHPGVLPVLNRQAVDYAMKAAMALNCTIADVSKFDRKNYFYPDSPKAYQISQFDQPIGENGWIDIEVNGETKRIGITRLHLEEDAGKLTHIDGGYASLVDFNRVGTPLVEIVSEPEISSPEEARAYLEKLRAIMQYCDVSDVKMEEGSLRCDANISLRPHGQEKLGTRAELKNMNSFRGVQRGLEYEQYRQAEILDDGGEVVQETRRWDEAQGKTLSMRGKEQAHDYRYFPDPDLVKLHIDAAWKERIKATIPELPDERKARYTADYGLPSYDAEVITSSKAIADLFEDSLKFTQDAKSVSNWIMGDLLGYLNTSNLEVTQVPLTGQGLGEMIGLLEKGTINSKIAKTVFKEMLESGKLPQQIVEEKGLVQISDEGAILAIVEQVVANNPQSVEDYKAGKQKAIGFLVGQVMKESKGKANPALANQLLADVLNR
- the gatA gene encoding Asp-tRNA(Asn)/Glu-tRNA(Gln) amidotransferase subunit GatA, with the translated sequence MSLFEQSLPELHNKLHAKELSVSDLVDQAYQNIGAHDDKVKAYLALDEEQARARARQLDDRLVSGEEKGLLFGLPVGIKDNIVTNGLRTTCGSQFLRNFDPVYDATVVERLKAADTVTIGKLNMDEFAMGGSNENSSFSPVRNPWALDRVPGGSSGGSAAAVAAGEAYFTLGSDTGGSIRQPASYCGVVGLKPTYGLVSRFGLVAFASSLDQIGPLTKNVEDSAYVLQAIAGYDAKDSTSAKVEIPDYLSGLTGDVKGLRIAVPKEYIGEGVDPQVKETVLSALKVLEGLGATWEEVSLPHTEYAVATYYLLASSEASSNLARFDGVRYGVRADNPDNLLDLYHQSRSQGFGPEVKRRIMLGTYALSSGYYDAYYLKAQKVRTLIKQDFDNVFAKYDVIIGPTAPTTAFKLGSQVDDPLTMYLNDILTIPVSLAGVPAVSIPCGFSDGLPVGLQIIGKAFDETTVLRVAHAFEQNTEFHKQRPQL
- the gatC gene encoding Asp-tRNA(Asn)/Glu-tRNA(Gln) amidotransferase subunit GatC; translation: MSISNNDVQHVAKLARLNLTAEEEQTLTGQLNAILKYAEKLNELDTEDIEPTTHVLHVSNVMREDETKESLSIEQVMRNAPEEEDGQFKVPAVME
- a CDS encoding sigmaY antisigma factor component, translating into MNKMHYSLDEISPLWLILLGIFLLVQGTWIFQDARRRGRFPWLWGLWGITGFPTPLIIYWFVVIRSQRKPGGSTKKT
- a CDS encoding YxlC family protein, with product MSRSDDEQEQEVVERLQQHMRVLDDAFEPANIPSLGSLEAQVRERRQIRRRAHWIEMICFWLVGLLAITFGALFLVSAPALYLGIQAFGTVVAVILVVIWAGRRRKEVRHE
- the sigY gene encoding RNA polymerase sigma factor SigY, translating into MTMIKAAELEEVRRAVSGDDSALAALLQRNYTFVYKYLVKVTMDANLAEETVQDTMVRCMENIHRYDGTSAFSSWMITIATRIYIDKTRRRKREQSWLSLIRDQAVRRFRWQLESRNEEWTDVMDAMTRLTPEHRVAVLLKHYYGYGYDEIGEMLGIPSGTVKSRTAYGLRQLRKELE
- a CDS encoding MBL fold metallo-hydrolase, translating into MLNIRTFTLGPLQTNAYLLQGDDPGKAVIIDPGMNPGPLLKAIQDLEIEAILLTHAHFDHMGGVDEIRKLKGCPVYLHDLESDWLTTPKLNGSLNWPQATPPLSTDPAEYAMDEGQKLNLIGHTFKVFHTPGHSPGSVSLLCDNDLFAGDILFRMGVGRTDLTGGRERDLIDSIQNKLYTFADEVKVYPGHGPKTTIGYEKQNNPYVSAR
- a CDS encoding thioredoxin family protein, which encodes MGKPNLSHKFGKGLPPKEFIESMTKNQSEFQANYDSFTWSNEEDREFFESLNHRDDLRVLILAADWCGDVVRNIPVVFQALEISGIPTEVLIMEHHPEVMDEFLTMGGRSVPVVIFADTGGHVLGQWGPRPQHVQEVMVEFKRLNPDREAADYQENLAVARQEIGKRYGEGTESHAAIIRELRELISGY
- a CDS encoding DedA family protein → MDFIHNLVGQLFDWIQSLGYFGIMLGLMLEVIPSEIVLAYGGFLVSQGNINFFGAMIFGTVGGVVAQLFIYWIGRYGGRPVLERFGKYILIQKKHIDHSEEWFRKYGAGVIFTARFVPVVRHAISIPAGITKMHVGKFILLTTLAVIPWTALFIYLGMILGDQWKHIDEKAAPYVMPILLVALALMIVYVLIKWMNARKKKGSV
- a CDS encoding dehydrogenase is translated as MSHKSIPGSPPVKHTQSGQNLPSARGIRRACSKELYRTAKRLKVYVSPERMKQAEEYYYGKVIANLIWIGENRDNRKKLCEWWNTDVSAEIAALWEVEVEPLKDAFQHAFGGYRL